Proteins found in one Plasmodium chabaudi chabaudi strain AS genome assembly, chromosome: 5 genomic segment:
- a CDS encoding apicoplast integral membrane protein, putative: MKKIKLVGYFIIVGLIKNVICLNVINNRKFEIISDLPTYYKDGNKHMRKKMYMHINMHNFENNMNNDMLRNKYIDETDSNKYDLSKLKKLKDLINKYNLNININKEDIEKVKAKTKELLLYKYNDAKKYYKIVSNKLKDDSVIYYNQFKAYYNVSFNYLKDKYNNSYIQEYVNKIPFFNKPTHLSKMISYNSVNILFLLFTLFCFKANYLYAFFKKRYAFIGEFQNTKTEKLVKIHTLSTLFFFFYKFCILRLIFIINSYDFFSKKFYLVNNLVHVLFFSYISLFPYLLVQANWGSFHLLGSKKSKMLGWAALTQLFFIYTRLIFQNNLSFLKKWTDEQFFNKDEILKEIKESKKMDFYVNLLNQYSFLKKLYLGNNKIYEVALYLHRYKYLLDIVSPINSLFYIYIVHSIYFYLNNLSFAGIYVSSFSFALLMLKIVSNKIDLYFLRKF, translated from the exons atgaagaagATAAAATTGGTgggatattttattattgtcggattaattaaaaatgtaatatgcTTAAATGTTATAAACAATCGAAAATTTGAAATTATTTCTGATTTACCAACATATTATAAAGATGGTAATAAACATATGAGGAAGaaaatgtatatgcatataaatatgcataacttcgaaaataatatgaacaatGATATgttaagaaataaatatatagatgAAACtgattcaaataaatatgatttaaGCAAACTAAAAAAACTAAAAGACCTgatcaataaatataatttaaatataaatataaataaagaagataTCGAAAAAGTTAAAgcaaaaacaaaagaattacttttatataaatataatgatgcaaaaaaatattacaaaatagtatcgaataaattaaaagatgATTCagtaatttattataatcaaTTTAAAGCTTATTATAACGtatcatttaattatttaaaagataaatataataatagctACATACAAGAgtatgttaataaaattcctttttttaacaaGCCAACACATTTGTCTAAAATGATAAGCTATAATTcagttaatatattatttttactttttactttattttgttttaaagccaattatttatatgccttttttaaaaaaagatacGCATTTATTGGAGAATTTcaaaatacaaaaacaGAAAAACTAGTTAAAATACACACGTTATCTACcctattcttttttttctacaaattttgtattcttagacttatatttattattaattcatACGATttcttttcaaaaaaattttatcttGTAAACAATTTAGTCCATgttctttttttctcttaCATTTCTCTTTTCCCTTATCTCCTCGTGCAAGCTAATTGGGGTAGTTTCCATTTGCTTGgatcaaaaaaaa GTAAAATGCTCGGTTGGGCTGCCCTTACTcagctattttttatttatacccGATTGATTTTTCAAAACAATTTATCTTTTCTGAAAAAATGGACAGACGAACagttttttaataaagatgaaatacttaaagaaataaaggAAAGCAAAAAGATGGATTTTTATGTCAACTTATTAAATCAGTATagttttttgaaaaaattatatttgggaaataataaaatatatgaagtTGCATTATACTTAcatagatataaatatttattggaTATTGTTTCACCAATTAATtcattgttttatatatatatagttcattcgatttatttttatttaaataatctaTCATTTGCTGGCATTTATGTCTCTTCCTTTTCATTTGCTCTTTTAATGCTAAAAATCGTGTCCAATAAAATTGATTTATACTTTTTGCGAAAATTCTAA